The segment AGGGCTGCGGCGCGAACATGCGGGTCGCCCCGCTCGGCCTGGTCCGCGAACTGACGGACCGTCAGGTATCCGGCGCGTCCCAGCTGCAGTCCGGCCTCACCCACGGCCACCCCACCGCGCTGGCCGCCAGCGAACTCACCGCCTTCACCGTCCGCTGGCTCGCCCAGGGCGCCGACCCCGCCGAACTCCCCGCCCGGCTGCGCGCCCACGCCCGCGAACAGCGCACCCGCTACGACGGGTTCTGGCTCGGCGACCTCTCCGCCCGGGACCACTTCGGCTCCCCGGAGGAGTTCATCGCCCGCGGCTGGGACGAGTGCCTGCTCGCCCTCGACCGGCTCGACGCCGCACTGGCCGCCGCCGACCCCGAGGCCGACCCGTGCGAGCGCACCGGCGGGGGCTGGGTCGCCGAGGAGGCCTTCGCCGGCGCGCTGCTCTGCTTCCTGCTGTTCCCCGACGACCCGGTCGCCGCCGTCCGCCGCGCCGCCGTCTCCTCCGGCGACTCCGACTCGCTGGCCTGCCTGGCCGGAGCCTTCGCCGGCGCCCACTGCGGCGCGGACGCCTGGCCGGCCGACTGGACCGACCGGATCGAGTACCGCGAGGACCTGCTGTTCTTCGGCGCCCACTGGGACTGAACCGCCGGACGGACAGCCCGTCAGACGCCGGTGTCGCGCTGCCGGAACCGCGTCCGCCCGGACGGGTCGGCCGGGACGACAACGGCGGCGGGGGGAGCGGCGGGAGCGGGGGCAGCCGCGGCGACGGCCGCCTGCGGGTAGCGAGCGGCCAGGGCCGACCGGTCGCCGTGGGTGGCCGCGGTGACCAGGTCGTCGGCCACCTGCAGGACGACGTCGCGGCCCTCCACCAGGGCGCACCAGTCGGCCGGCAGGCCGGACAGGCCGTGCAGGGCGCCGACCAGGTTGCCGCAGACCGCTCCGGTGGAGTCGCTGTCGCCGGAGTGGTTGACGGAGAGCACCAGGGCGGTGCGGGCGTCCGGGGCGGCCAGGGCCGCGTACACGGCGACGGCCAGGCACTCCTCGGCGATCCAGCCGAGGCCGACCCGCTCCACGCCCTCCGCGCTGCCGGGGCCCTCGTCGGCGATCCGGACGGCCCGGCGCAGCGCGTCGCCGGTCTCCTGCCCCAGGTACTGCGCGTCGACCTGGGCCAGGACCGCGTCGAGCGCCGCGCGCAGCGGCGTCCCGGCGGCGACCCGGGCGACCAGGGCGGCGAACGCGCCCGCCGCGAGGTAGCCGGTGGGGTGGCCGTGGGTGAGCTGGGCGGCCACCGCGGCCTGCCGGAACGCCTCCTGCGGGCCCAGCCCGAACAGGCCGAACGGGGCCGAGCGCATCACCGTCCCGCAGCCCTTGGAACCGGGGTTGACCGGGCCGTCCTGGCCGAACGGGGCGGCGGGCCGGTAGTCGGTGGCCACCCCGGTGGTGCAGGCGTTGCCGGGGGCCCGGGAGGCGTACAGGAAGTCCTGGGCGGCCAGCCAGCCGTCCGGGTCGCGGCCCGGCTCGGGCAGCCGCTGGGTGAGGAACCAGCGCCGGTACGCGGCGTGCAGGTCCTCCGGGCGGCCGCCGCGCAGCAGGCCCTCCGCGGTGAACAGGGTCATCTGGGTGTCGTCGGTGACCTGCCCGCCGAGCCCGGCGTCCGCCAGGTCGGTCAGGCCGTCCGGCCCGAACCGGGCCCGGATCTGGTCCAGCCGCTGGAACTCGACCGGCCAGCCCAGCGCGTCGCCCAGCGCGCCGCCGAGCAGCGCGCCCCGTACCCGGTCCGTGAAGTCCATCGCTCTTCCCCCTCGGTCGGGTGCCGCCGGCCGGTCAGCGCGCGATGCGCCCCGAGCCGCGGTGCAGGGAGGCGCGGTCGGCGGCGGCCCGGCCCTCGACCCAGCCCTCGCCGTCGCTCACCCGCACGCGCTGCGACACCAGTTTGGGGAACATCTTGCCCACCGCGTCGTCGACGGCCTCCGCCCGGGCCGCCAGTACCGGCAGCAGGCCCCCGGCCG is part of the Kitasatospora cineracea genome and harbors:
- a CDS encoding ADP-ribosylglycohydrolase family protein, whose translation is MRRATGAMLGLAIGDALGKRTEFLNLDEIGLLSPDWRRLPLPKKAQVTDDTQMTLALARALRAALAEGPLVPLRLELPLREEFVDWWRSPDNDRAPGMTCLRSCSRLSTGGPWQAASDLGSKGCGANMRVAPLGLVRELTDRQVSGASQLQSGLTHGHPTALAASELTAFTVRWLAQGADPAELPARLRAHAREQRTRYDGFWLGDLSARDHFGSPEEFIARGWDECLLALDRLDAALAAADPEADPCERTGGGWVAEEAFAGALLCFLLFPDDPVAAVRRAAVSSGDSDSLACLAGAFAGAHCGADAWPADWTDRIEYREDLLFFGAHWD
- a CDS encoding ADP-ribosylglycohydrolase family protein, which produces MDFTDRVRGALLGGALGDALGWPVEFQRLDQIRARFGPDGLTDLADAGLGGQVTDDTQMTLFTAEGLLRGGRPEDLHAAYRRWFLTQRLPEPGRDPDGWLAAQDFLYASRAPGNACTTGVATDYRPAAPFGQDGPVNPGSKGCGTVMRSAPFGLFGLGPQEAFRQAAVAAQLTHGHPTGYLAAGAFAALVARVAAGTPLRAALDAVLAQVDAQYLGQETGDALRRAVRIADEGPGSAEGVERVGLGWIAEECLAVAVYAALAAPDARTALVLSVNHSGDSDSTGAVCGNLVGALHGLSGLPADWCALVEGRDVVLQVADDLVTAATHGDRSALAARYPQAAVAAAAPAPAAPPAAVVVPADPSGRTRFRQRDTGV